Proteins from one Planctomyces sp. SH-PL62 genomic window:
- a CDS encoding tetratricopeptide repeat protein yields the protein MPRRAWIGLLCFWPGLPQIWTGQEVFGLLLAGLFAAAVNLAIAARWIWVEAFAPGWADFFAVSAILTWSASFCYTVWWVWLCHPERHRQEIERLFGEALEAYLQGRWNDSRRRVERILALDDTDADALLHLGAIHVRTHQPELARRAFRQCLEQDGGSKWRWEVERALTSLNGPDA from the coding sequence GGGCCTCCCGCAGATCTGGACGGGCCAGGAGGTCTTCGGGCTGCTGCTGGCCGGCTTGTTCGCCGCGGCCGTCAACCTGGCGATCGCGGCGCGCTGGATCTGGGTCGAGGCGTTCGCGCCGGGCTGGGCGGATTTCTTCGCGGTCTCCGCGATCCTGACCTGGTCGGCGTCGTTCTGCTACACCGTGTGGTGGGTCTGGCTCTGCCACCCGGAGAGGCATCGCCAGGAGATCGAACGCCTGTTCGGAGAGGCGCTGGAGGCGTACCTTCAGGGCCGCTGGAACGACTCGCGGCGGCGTGTGGAGCGGATCCTGGCCCTGGACGACACCGACGCGGACGCCCTGTTGCACCTGGGGGCGATCCACGTCCGGACCCACCAGCCCGAGCTGGCGCGTCGGGCCTTCCGGCAGTGTCTGGAACAGGACGGCGGCTCGAAATGGCGATGGGAGGTCGAGCGCGCGCTGACCTCCCTGAACGGCCCCGACGCCTGA
- a CDS encoding ATP-dependent Clp protease ATP-binding subunit, which yields MFERFTDRARKVMQLANQEAQRFNHEYVGTEHVLLGLIKEGSGVAANVLRNLDVDLRKIRNEVEKIVQAGPEMVTMGKLPQTPRAKKVIEYAIEEARNLNHNYVGTEHLLLGLLREQEGVAAQVLMNLNLKLEEVREEVLNLLGHGMDAGGEGERGAASKGNKSKTPALDSFGRDLTELARQIKLDPVIGRQNEIERVIQVLSRRTKNNPVLLGEAGVGKTAIVEGLAQLIVDGNVPELLRDRRIVVLDLAMMVAGTKYRGQFEERIKAVMNEVRRAKNTILFIDELHTLVGAGGAEGAIDASNVLKPALARGEVQCIGATTLDEYRKYIEKDGALERRFQTIVVEPPSKSEALEILRGLRDRYEAHHRVQITDDALEAAVELSDRYITGRCLPDKAIDVVDESGARVRLKAMTRPPDLKELDEQIERLNQDKEEAVANQDFERAAALRDQADKLKKKKETITREWRERSREIDGTVDEEVIAEVVSKMTGIPLTRLETEETARLLRMEEEIQKKVISQSEAVKRISEAVRRSRAGLKDPKRPIGSFIFAGPTGVGKTHLAKALAEFMFGDADALIQIDMSEYMEKHNVSRLIGAPPGYVGYEEGGQLTEKIRRRPYAVVLLDEIEKAHPDVYNMLLQIMEEGRLTDSFGRNVDFKNTIIIMTTNAGAEVTSSTNIFGFDRGRDEAGSYEEMKERLKVAIEKYFRPEFLNRLDDVIVFHTLTHADLKQIVDIELAKIRGRMADRGLELSLTDAAKDLIIAKGYNPDYGARPLRRAIENMIENPMSEEILRGTFAGKDLITVDVQGDGENEPKKLKFDAVKKGDEAQGQPLAAVGGDA from the coding sequence ATGTTTGAACGCTTCACCGATCGTGCCCGCAAGGTGATGCAGCTGGCCAACCAAGAGGCCCAGCGCTTCAACCACGAGTACGTCGGCACGGAACACGTCTTGCTGGGCCTGATCAAGGAAGGGAGTGGGGTCGCCGCCAACGTCCTGCGTAACCTGGACGTGGACCTCCGTAAGATCCGCAACGAAGTCGAGAAGATCGTCCAGGCCGGCCCCGAGATGGTCACGATGGGGAAGCTCCCCCAGACGCCCCGGGCCAAGAAGGTCATCGAATACGCGATCGAGGAAGCCCGCAACCTGAATCACAATTACGTCGGCACCGAACACCTCCTGCTCGGCCTGTTGCGTGAGCAGGAAGGGGTGGCGGCTCAGGTCTTGATGAACCTGAACCTGAAGTTGGAAGAAGTGCGCGAGGAGGTGCTGAACTTGCTCGGTCACGGGATGGACGCTGGCGGCGAGGGTGAACGCGGCGCCGCGTCAAAAGGCAATAAGTCCAAGACTCCGGCCTTGGACTCGTTCGGACGCGACCTGACCGAACTGGCTCGGCAAATCAAGCTCGACCCGGTCATCGGCCGCCAGAATGAAATCGAGCGCGTGATCCAGGTGCTCTCGCGCCGCACCAAGAACAACCCCGTCCTCCTCGGCGAGGCGGGGGTCGGCAAGACGGCCATCGTCGAGGGCCTCGCCCAGCTCATCGTCGACGGCAACGTCCCCGAGCTGCTCCGCGACCGCCGCATCGTCGTGCTCGACCTCGCCATGATGGTCGCCGGCACGAAGTATCGCGGCCAGTTCGAGGAGCGGATCAAGGCGGTCATGAACGAGGTCCGCCGCGCCAAGAACACGATCCTGTTCATCGACGAGCTGCACACGCTGGTCGGCGCCGGCGGGGCCGAAGGGGCGATCGACGCCTCCAACGTCCTCAAGCCGGCCCTCGCCCGCGGCGAGGTGCAGTGCATCGGCGCCACCACCCTCGACGAGTACCGCAAGTACATCGAGAAGGACGGGGCGCTGGAGCGTCGGTTCCAGACGATCGTCGTCGAGCCCCCCAGCAAGAGCGAGGCCCTGGAGATCCTCCGCGGCCTCCGCGACCGCTACGAGGCCCACCACCGCGTCCAGATCACCGACGACGCGCTGGAGGCGGCCGTCGAGCTGTCCGACCGCTACATCACCGGCCGCTGCCTGCCGGACAAGGCCATCGACGTCGTCGACGAGTCGGGCGCCCGCGTCCGACTCAAGGCCATGACCCGGCCCCCCGACCTGAAGGAGCTCGACGAACAGATCGAGCGCCTCAATCAGGACAAGGAAGAGGCCGTCGCCAACCAGGACTTCGAGCGCGCCGCCGCCCTCCGCGACCAGGCCGACAAGCTCAAGAAGAAGAAGGAGACGATCACCCGCGAGTGGCGCGAGCGCTCCCGGGAGATCGACGGCACGGTCGACGAGGAGGTCATCGCCGAGGTCGTCAGCAAGATGACCGGCATCCCCCTCACCCGCCTGGAGACCGAGGAGACCGCCCGGCTGCTTCGGATGGAAGAGGAGATCCAGAAGAAGGTCATCTCCCAGTCCGAGGCCGTCAAGCGGATCAGCGAGGCCGTCCGCCGCAGCCGCGCCGGGCTCAAGGATCCCAAGCGGCCGATCGGCAGCTTCATCTTCGCCGGCCCCACCGGCGTCGGTAAGACCCACCTGGCCAAGGCCCTCGCCGAGTTCATGTTCGGCGACGCCGACGCGTTGATCCAGATCGACATGTCGGAGTACATGGAAAAGCACAACGTCTCGCGGCTGATCGGCGCCCCTCCGGGCTACGTCGGCTACGAGGAAGGGGGCCAGCTCACCGAGAAGATCCGCCGGCGCCCCTACGCCGTCGTCCTCCTCGACGAGATCGAGAAGGCCCACCCCGACGTCTACAACATGCTCCTCCAGATCATGGAGGAAGGCCGGCTGACCGACAGCTTCGGCCGCAACGTCGACTTCAAGAACACCATCATCATCATGACCACCAACGCCGGCGCGGAGGTGACGTCGAGCACGAACATCTTCGGGTTCGACCGCGGCCGCGACGAGGCGGGCAGTTATGAAGAGATGAAGGAACGCCTCAAGGTCGCCATCGAGAAGTACTTCCGCCCCGAGTTCCTCAACCGGCTCGACGACGTCATCGTGTTCCACACGCTGACCCACGCCGATCTCAAGCAGATCGTCGACATTGAGCTGGCCAAGATCCGGGGCCGCATGGCCGACCGCGGCCTGGAGCTGTCGCTCACCGACGCCGCCAAGGACCTCATCATCGCCAAGGGCTACAACCCCGACTACGGCGCCCGGCCCCTGCGCCGCGCCATCGAGAACATGATCGAGAACCCGATGTCCGAGGAGATCCTCCGCGGGACCTTCGCCGGCAAGGATCTCATCACGGTCGACGTCCAGGGCGACGGCGAGAACGAGCCCAAGAAGCTCAAGTTCGACGCCGTCAAGAAGGGCGACGAGGCCCAGGGCCAGCCGCTCGCGGCCGTCGGCGGCGACGCCTGA